One genomic region from Motacilla alba alba isolate MOTALB_02 chromosome 5, Motacilla_alba_V1.0_pri, whole genome shotgun sequence encodes:
- the TTC8 gene encoding tetratricopeptide repeat protein 8: MGLEPLFQAWSYFRRRKFRECADVCSQLLERPPGEQELDSEYTVFQAAWNLKTRALTEMVYVDEIDMDQEGIAEIILDENAIAQVARPGTSLKLPGTSQGGGPSPAVRPVTQSGRPITGFVRPSTQSGRPSTMEQAIRTPRTALTARPITSASGGFVRPGTASMLTNPDGPFINLSRLNLTKYAQKPKLAKALFEYIFHHENDIKNALDLAALATEYAQFKDWWWKVQIGKCYYRLGLYREAEKQFKSALKQQDMVDTILYLAKVYLRLDQPVTALNLFKQGLERFPGEVTLICGIARIYEEMNNISSAAEYYKEVLKQDNTHVEAIACIGSNHFYSDQPEIALRFYRRLLQMGVYNCQLFNNLGLCCFYAQQYDMTLSSFERALFLAENEEETADVWYNLGHVAVGIGDLNLAYQCFKLTLVNNNDYAEAYNNLAVLEMRKGHTEQARALLQTASSLAPHMYEPHFNVAILSEKVGDLQRSYTAAQKSEEAFPGHVDTQQLLKQLKEHFAML, from the exons ATGGGGCTGGAGCCGCTGTTCCAGGCCTGGAGCTACTTCAGGCGGAGGAAGTTCCGGGAGTGCGCGGATGTCTGCTcgcagctgctggagaggccGCCCGGCGAGCAG gAGCTTGATTCTGAATACACTGTGTTTCAG GCTGCCTGGAACCTGAAAACACGAGCTTTGACAGAAATGGTGTATGTGGATGAAATTGATATGGATCAAGAAGGAATCGCGGAGATCATCCTGGATGAAAATGCCATTGCTCAAGTTGCTC GACCAGGAACATCTTTGAAACTTCCTGGAACTAGCCAAGGTGGaggccccagcccagctgttaG GCCCGTAACTCAATCAGGAAGGCCCATAACAGGGTTTGTGAGACCCAGCACGCAGAGTGGACGGCCCAGTACCATGGAGCAGGCGATCCGAACGCCCCGAACAGCTCTCACGGCTCGTCCAATCACCAGTGCCTCCGGGGGATTTGTCAGGCCTGGCACG GCTTCAATGCTAACAAATCCAGATGGCCCTTTCATAAATCTGTCTCGACTGAATTTAACAAAATATGCTCAGAAACCCAAGCTGGCAAAG GCATTGTTTGAATATATCTTTCACCATGAAAATGACATAAAAAAT GCTCTAGATTTGGCAGCCCTTGCCACTGAATATGCACAGTTCAAGGACTGGTGGTGGAAAGTCCAAATTGGAAAGTGCTACTATAG GTTGGGATTATATCGTGAAGCCGAAAAGCAATTTAAGTCAGCCCTTAAACAGCAGGACATGGTTGATACGATCTTGTACTTGGCAAAA GTGTATTTGCGCTTGGATCAGCCTGTAACAGCTTTGAACCTTTTCAAGCAAGGGTTAGAGCGATTTCCCGGAGAAGTGACTCTTATTTGTGGAATTGCCAGAATCTATGAG GAAATGAACAATATCTCCTCGGCTGCAGAGTACTATAAAGAGGTGTTAAAACAAGACAATACTCACGTGGAAGCCATTGCATGCATTGGCAGTAACCATTTTTATTCAGACCAACCTGAGATAGCGCTGCGGTTTTACAG ACGGCTCCTGCAGATGGGTGTTTATAACTGCCAGCTCTTTAACAATCTGGGCCTCTGTTGCTTCTATGCCCAGCAATATGATATGACACTATCTTCATTTGAACGGGCACTGTTTTTGGCTGAAAATGAGGAGGAGACAGCAGATGTGTGGTACAACTTGGGACACGTGGCTGTG GGCATAGGAGACCTGAATCTGGCTTACCAGTGTTTCAAGCTGACATTAGTCAACAATAATGACTATGCAGAAGCTTACAACAacttggctgtgctggaaatgcGAAAAGGTCACACTGAACAG GCAAGAGCTTTGCTGCAGACTGCTTCATCTTTAGCACCTCACATGTATGAGCCCCATTTCAATGTTGCCATACTCTCAGAGAAG GTTGGAGATCTTCAGAGAAGTTacacagcagctcagaagtCTGAAGAAGCATTTCCAGGCCATGTTGAtacacagcagctcctcaaaCAGTTAAAGGAGCACTTTGCTATGCTCTGA